DNA sequence from the Chitinispirillales bacterium ANBcel5 genome:
AGTGGACTGTTCGTACCAAAGACGGCTCTCTTTCTGCTCAGTTTGAGCACACTATCCTTGTTACCGATGATGGGGCCGAGGTTTTAACCCTCACTCCTTCACAGAAAAAAGCAGGTGTCAGGCTTCATGCCGCGGGAGTGGATTATAAATAATTAGGCTCCTTGGGGTGGCTGAAGAATTATCAGATTATATGACTAACAGGCCTCGTTTAACCGTAATAAAAGTATGATAGAAAATAAAACTATACTGGAAAAAGTTGTTGTCGCAGGTCTTCAGCTGGTTGGCGAAGATAAACGTCAGTTTGATGAAGACATGCAGGAGATGGTTATGCTTTGCCAGACGGCAGGGGCTGAGGTGGTTTCAACTATTATTCAGAAAAAAGACCGCCCCATGCCTTCAACCTTTCTCGGTGAGGGTAAACTTAAGGAAATACGAACGCTAATGCGCGGTGAAGGGGTGAAAACGCTTGTAGTTGACGCACAGCTTTCTCCCGGACAGGTACGAAATATTGAGAATACGATAAAGGGTAAGGTTCTCGATAGAGGTCAATTAATTCTCGATATTTTTGCACTGCACGCCAAAACAGTTGAAGCAAAAGTGCAGGTCGAACTTGCGCAGATGCGCACTCTTTATCCCCGGTTAACACATGCCTGGACACACTTCTCTCAACAGGTTGGTGGAATTGGCACCAGGGGCCCGGGAGAAACTCAGCTTGAAGTAGACAGAAGACTGGTACAGAAAAGAATAACCGATCTTAAAGCACGACTAAAAAAGATTGAAAAGAACAGAAAAATTCAGAGCAAAAGGCGTGATACTATTTTCAGAGCATCGCTTGTGGGATATACCAATGTCGGAAAGTCATCACTGCTTAACGCTCTCAGTGGTTCAGAAATTCTGGTAGAAAATAAACTTTTTGCTACACTGGACACTTCTACCAGAAGAACATACATCCCGGGTGTGGGAAATATTGTTATCTCAGACACAGTAGGGTTTCTTAGAAAATTACCGCATCACCTGGTCGCTTCTTTCAGAAGTACATTAAGTGTGGTATCAGAGGCACAGATGCTTATTGTGGTACTTGATGCTTCCAGCGAATTTTTTGATCAGCAACTTGCCACTGTAAACAGCGTGCTGCATGATTTGGGTGCGGACGATACCCGGCGACTATTGGTGTTTAACAAGATCGATCTGGTGGATGATCCTTTCGTGAAAAAGCAACTTAGACTTGCTTATCCTGACGCGATATTTATTTCGGCTCACAACAAGGAAGATATTTCTTTGCTAAAGGGTCATATAGCCGAAACAGTCATTGAATACGAAAAAGAGAAGAGGGTTGAAAATATAATTATGGAACGTACCAAAGATCTGATGCAGGGTAGTCCTCATCATGATCCCAAATGGAAAATACAGGCATGAGTCAGTTACCGGGACCAGAAGAGATTGCATCCATAAGAAATCTCTCTCTTAGGGCGAAGCATATAGTGGAAGGGATGATAGCAGGTATGCACAAAAGTCCCTTCCATGGTTTTTCTGCAGAGTTTCTTGAGTTTCGTCCTTATTTAACCGGTGAACCCGCCAGGAAAATCGATTGGAGAAAATATGCCAAAACAGAAAAACCGTTGGTAAGATTATTTGAGGATGAAACAAATCTCAGTGCTACTATTTTAATCGATAAAAGCGCTTCAATGGCTTTTACATCCGGAACTCTGAGCAAGCTTGAGTACGCAAAAACACTGGCCGCGAGTTTAGCCTGGATACTGGTGAAACAGAAAGACGCAGTGGGAATGGCCGTTTTTGATGATGAACTCAGGACCTATGTTCCACCTGCTTCAACCAACGTGCAATTAAAAACAATCCTTTCTCAGCTTCAGGCATTTGAAGCCGGGGCATCAACCAGGTGCGGGGGTGTAATTGATAGAGTAGCTTCAGGAATAAAGAAACGGGGTATGTGTATCGTACTCTCAGACCTTCTGGATGATCCTGAAGATATAATAAAGGGCTTCAAGCATCTGCGCTATAAAAGACAGGATACAGTGGTGTTATGCATTGGGGATCCTATGGAGCTTGGCTTTGGGGGAGATTCGGTGATGAAAATAAGGGATATGGAAACCGGTAAAGAGATAACTTTAGATTCTTCCACAGCCTCCGAACATTTTCATAAGGGAATTTCTGAACACCATGCAATTTTTAAAAATGCTGCCCAGGAATTAAAAATAGATTTTGAAATAATCTCCACCGCCGAACCGTTCCAAAAAGCTTTGATGCGCATTATAGAGAAACGGAGGCGATTATTTTAGGAAGTGTGTCTTTTTTTGAACCTCTGTACATTTGGGGATTACTAGCCATTGCGGCTTTGATTGCGGTGCACTTTTTAAGAAAACGAAAGGTGCAGAGGTTAGAATTTTCTACACTGCGTTTCTTTTCCACTTCAGCTGTACGGACCTCAAGGCTTAGAAATTTAAAAAAAATATTGCTTTTTCTTGCGAGGGCACTAATTGTAATAGCTATTGTTGCTCTTTTTGCAGGTATACATAATAAAGATAACCCTCTTCACATATTGCATAATCCAGGAACCACCGTTTATACCTGGATAGATCCATCGATAAGCATGGAATATGTAGAAGATGATTTTTCCCTGGGGGAACGGGCTACTAGTGTTTTAGATTCGGTTCTTCAAATTATTCCTTCATCGGTTCTTCACTATCATTACAACGACATTAGCGGAGAATTTGTTCTTGAGAGAAACTTCAACTCTGATACCTACCGTTCAAGATTTGGTTCTTCGGGGCTTGAGCATGCGGTACGGGAGTTTAAACAAACCGCGGATGAAAATGATATATTGATGCTAATAAGTGATTTTCAGCAGAATACTTTAAAGCAACTCGAGTCTGTAAAAGATATACTGTCAGCACAATCACTATTAATAGCTGTTTCTACTGCTCCCAAAGATCCATTTAATTACTCTGTACGTGTGCATAGTGTAGAGGAGGGGGAGTCAACTGTTTATGCAACTATCTATGCGATGGGTAAAAAACTTGATTCGGGCTTAGTAACAGTTGAAATAGATGGAATGAGAGTTGGTGAGAAGAATGTAAGTGTAGAAAAAGATGATTCAGTGCGGATAGCGATCCAGATTTCACCGGAT
Encoded proteins:
- the hflX gene encoding GTPase HflX, with protein sequence MIENKTILEKVVVAGLQLVGEDKRQFDEDMQEMVMLCQTAGAEVVSTIIQKKDRPMPSTFLGEGKLKEIRTLMRGEGVKTLVVDAQLSPGQVRNIENTIKGKVLDRGQLILDIFALHAKTVEAKVQVELAQMRTLYPRLTHAWTHFSQQVGGIGTRGPGETQLEVDRRLVQKRITDLKARLKKIEKNRKIQSKRRDTIFRASLVGYTNVGKSSLLNALSGSEILVENKLFATLDTSTRRTYIPGVGNIVISDTVGFLRKLPHHLVASFRSTLSVVSEAQMLIVVLDASSEFFDQQLATVNSVLHDLGADDTRRLLVFNKIDLVDDPFVKKQLRLAYPDAIFISAHNKEDISLLKGHIAETVIEYEKEKRVENIIMERTKDLMQGSPHHDPKWKIQA
- a CDS encoding DUF58 domain-containing protein, whose product is MSQLPGPEEIASIRNLSLRAKHIVEGMIAGMHKSPFHGFSAEFLEFRPYLTGEPARKIDWRKYAKTEKPLVRLFEDETNLSATILIDKSASMAFTSGTLSKLEYAKTLAASLAWILVKQKDAVGMAVFDDELRTYVPPASTNVQLKTILSQLQAFEAGASTRCGGVIDRVASGIKKRGMCIVLSDLLDDPEDIIKGFKHLRYKRQDTVVLCIGDPMELGFGGDSVMKIRDMETGKEITLDSSTASEHFHKGISEHHAIFKNAAQELKIDFEIISTAEPFQKALMRIIEKRRRLF